From Bacteroidales bacterium, the proteins below share one genomic window:
- a CDS encoding PAS domain S-box protein gives MLFQRSPVIYCEFNRFLRLSYINQEGLSFSGCRPEEHIYRLADFIGPEKSLRTPWEEDHSRKSFIEVRIQSANGNSLYLNCIWWAIEHEGKFDGIACLGFDSTRHHQMMEELQKSNSQFKEFAQLLPETVFEIDMEGNFLFLNESSYKIFGYTKDDKINAFDLIVPEDQPRLKENIKKLLSGEAIKGNSYVARRKDGSTIPVLIYSDVKYQDGKPEGFRGFVVDISAIKQAEEALLESEEKYRSLTNRLPVGIYRTSREGKLLFANRAFINMLGYDSPEEIFAHPVQDFYSEPGEREKLLQYHEPGREYYQPEIHLKRKDGTQIIVKDRGKVYKSPDGQIYYDGIIEDITEPHQLEERLKQAEKLQAIGTLAGGIAHDFNNLILGMQLYTEMALKEAGNNNKLRKNLEKILLAQERGKQLLQQIVSFTNYPDDHREDINLKEMVSNILDLIKDTIPEAIDFNAELDDCGFVNVNPVHLHQIIQNLITNAIHAMEGKGRLSIVVRCAYADETQIKSGNENHPERYAIIHVEDSGCGISEKNINRIFEPFFTTKDVGLGTGLGLYIVHNLVKKYNGEIQVKSHPGEGTIMKIFLPLANKKE, from the coding sequence ATGTTGTTTCAGCGTTCTCCTGTTATTTATTGCGAATTCAACCGGTTTCTCCGTCTTTCCTATATCAATCAGGAAGGCTTGTCTTTTTCAGGTTGCAGGCCGGAAGAACATATTTACCGGTTGGCGGATTTTATTGGGCCGGAAAAATCGCTCAGGACACCATGGGAAGAGGATCATTCGCGAAAAAGTTTTATCGAAGTACGTATTCAAAGTGCCAATGGCAACAGCCTTTACCTGAACTGTATCTGGTGGGCAATTGAACATGAAGGAAAATTTGACGGAATTGCCTGCCTTGGTTTTGATTCCACGCGGCACCACCAGATGATGGAGGAACTGCAGAAAAGCAACTCGCAATTCAAGGAGTTTGCCCAGCTTCTGCCTGAAACAGTTTTTGAAATTGATATGGAAGGGAATTTTTTGTTCCTTAATGAGAGTTCCTACAAAATATTCGGCTATACAAAGGATGACAAAATCAATGCCTTTGATCTGATTGTTCCTGAAGATCAGCCACGCTTAAAAGAAAACATAAAAAAACTTCTTTCGGGAGAAGCAATTAAGGGAAATTCATATGTTGCAAGAAGAAAAGATGGTTCAACAATACCCGTTCTGATATACTCCGATGTAAAATACCAGGATGGAAAACCGGAGGGTTTCAGAGGATTTGTTGTGGACATTTCAGCCATCAAGCAGGCAGAAGAAGCACTCCTGGAAAGTGAAGAAAAATACCGGTCATTAACAAACCGGCTTCCGGTAGGTATTTACCGTACCAGTCGCGAAGGAAAACTCCTGTTTGCCAATCGGGCTTTCATCAACATGCTGGGATACGATTCTCCGGAGGAAATATTTGCCCATCCGGTGCAGGATTTTTACAGTGAACCGGGTGAAAGGGAAAAACTCCTGCAATATCATGAACCTGGCAGAGAATACTACCAGCCGGAAATTCATCTCAAACGGAAAGACGGAACACAAATTATTGTAAAAGACAGGGGAAAGGTGTATAAAAGTCCTGATGGTCAAATTTATTATGACGGTATTATAGAAGACATTACCGAACCGCATCAGCTGGAAGAGAGGCTGAAACAGGCCGAAAAGCTTCAGGCCATAGGAACACTTGCGGGCGGCATTGCGCATGATTTCAACAACCTTATTCTGGGAATGCAGTTATATACCGAAATGGCGCTGAAAGAAGCAGGAAATAACAATAAATTGAGAAAAAACCTGGAGAAAATTCTTCTGGCCCAGGAACGCGGAAAGCAATTGCTTCAGCAAATCGTGTCCTTCACAAATTATCCGGATGATCACCGGGAAGATATCAACCTGAAGGAGATGGTAAGCAATATTCTTGACCTGATCAAAGACACCATACCGGAAGCAATTGATTTCAATGCAGAACTGGATGATTGCGGTTTTGTGAATGTGAACCCTGTCCATTTGCACCAGATTATCCAGAATCTGATCACCAATGCCATTCATGCGATGGAAGGAAAAGGCAGGTTATCCATTGTTGTGCGCTGTGCCTATGCCGATGAAACACAAATAAAGAGCGGAAATGAAAATCATCCTGAACGGTATGCCATAATCCATGTTGAAGATAGTGGCTGTGGCATCAGTGAAAAGAATATCAACCGGATATTCGAACCTTTTTTCACCACCAAGGATGTAGGACTTGGTACCGGCCTGGGATTATACATTGTGCACAATCTTGTGAAGAAATACAATGGTGAAATACAGGTTAAAAGCCATCCCGGGGAAGGCACTATCATGAAAATATTTTTACCATTAGCTAATAAAAAGGAATAA
- a CDS encoding M13 family metallopeptidase — translation MRSVCHFGLILLFISLVTSCMKENKYTGIDKTDMDLSVQPGTDFYQFANGGWMQKNPLKPEYSRYGTFDKLQEENLEALRKLTEKMAKTAGSDDPVAAKIGLFLKTGMDTAAINQAGIKPLEPLLKQIEGIKSREEVKEFLISMHAHSISPLFNIFAEADSKNSRWMLAWLWQGGLGMPDRDYYLEDNVRMKEIREKYLDYITTIFTLSGKNEKEAREAARLIFDLETQLAKASMSRLAMRDPDNVYHKMSLAQLQKEVPQISWKRYFEGIGVTDPGEVNVAQPDFFKAAGELLNKVPVETWKLYFCWNVLNESAPYVSEPFEQAHFAFYGKTMSGKEEMQPRWKRVLNTASYALGEAIGEAYVKEYFPPEAKQRMLTLVENLRKALGERIQNLTWMSDTTKQKALEKLAAMKVKIGYPDKWRDYSELKVGESSYIENVIEAERFNRAYMLSKVNKPVDPMEWQMTPQTVNAYYNPSNNEIVFPAGILQPPFFSMTADDAVNYGAIGMVIGHEMTHGFDDEGRKFDKDGNLSEWWTPEDAKRFNERTEILVKQYDQYVVLDSTHANGKLTLGENIADLGGLNVAYTAFKMTEEGKSNTRIDGFTPDQRFFLGYAHVWAQNIRDQEILRRTKEDVHSLGRFRVNGPLRNMPEFYKSFDIKPGDPMYLPEEERAVIW, via the coding sequence ATACGCTCAGTGTGCCATTTCGGTTTAATTCTTCTTTTTATCAGTTTAGTGACCTCATGTATGAAAGAAAATAAGTATACAGGTATTGACAAGACGGACATGGATCTTTCGGTGCAGCCGGGCACTGATTTTTATCAGTTTGCCAACGGAGGCTGGATGCAAAAGAATCCTCTGAAGCCGGAATACAGCCGATATGGAACGTTTGACAAGCTGCAGGAAGAAAATCTTGAAGCACTGAGAAAACTCACGGAAAAGATGGCAAAAACAGCAGGATCGGATGATCCGGTTGCTGCGAAGATTGGGCTATTTCTGAAAACAGGGATGGATACAGCAGCCATCAATCAGGCGGGGATTAAGCCACTGGAACCGTTGCTGAAACAAATAGAAGGGATAAAAAGCCGCGAGGAAGTTAAGGAATTCCTTATCAGCATGCATGCGCATTCTATAAGTCCACTGTTCAATATATTTGCTGAGGCTGACAGCAAAAACAGCCGGTGGATGCTGGCATGGTTATGGCAAGGCGGACTGGGAATGCCTGACCGGGATTATTATCTTGAGGATAATGTCCGCATGAAGGAAATCAGGGAGAAATATCTTGATTATATCACTACAATCTTCACATTATCGGGCAAGAATGAGAAAGAAGCCAGGGAAGCTGCCCGTTTGATTTTTGATCTGGAAACCCAGCTCGCCAAAGCATCCATGTCGCGGCTTGCCATGCGCGATCCGGATAATGTGTACCATAAAATGTCGCTGGCCCAACTGCAGAAGGAAGTACCTCAGATATCGTGGAAGAGGTACTTTGAAGGGATCGGCGTAACCGACCCGGGAGAAGTGAATGTAGCCCAGCCGGATTTCTTTAAAGCTGCCGGCGAATTGCTTAATAAGGTTCCTGTGGAAACATGGAAACTTTATTTCTGCTGGAATGTGCTGAACGAATCAGCCCCTTACGTCAGCGAACCATTTGAACAAGCCCATTTTGCTTTTTACGGAAAGACAATGTCGGGAAAAGAGGAGATGCAGCCACGCTGGAAACGGGTTCTGAATACAGCCAGTTATGCCCTTGGCGAGGCTATAGGAGAAGCATACGTCAAGGAATATTTCCCTCCGGAAGCAAAACAACGGATGCTCACCCTGGTTGAGAATCTGCGGAAAGCTCTGGGAGAGCGCATACAGAATCTAACCTGGATGAGTGATACCACCAAACAGAAGGCACTGGAGAAACTTGCTGCCATGAAGGTAAAAATCGGGTACCCGGATAAATGGCGTGATTATTCGGAACTGAAAGTTGGAGAAAGCAGTTACATTGAAAATGTAATCGAAGCAGAGCGGTTCAACCGGGCTTATATGCTTTCCAAGGTTAACAAGCCCGTTGATCCGATGGAATGGCAAATGACGCCGCAAACGGTTAATGCTTATTATAATCCATCGAACAATGAAATTGTTTTCCCGGCCGGAATTCTTCAGCCACCCTTCTTCTCTATGACAGCTGACGATGCAGTGAATTACGGAGCGATAGGCATGGTAATAGGACATGAAATGACGCATGGCTTTGACGATGAAGGGCGTAAATTTGATAAGGATGGGAATTTAAGTGAATGGTGGACTCCGGAAGATGCCAAACGCTTCAATGAACGGACCGAAATACTCGTAAAGCAATACGATCAGTATGTTGTGCTTGATTCAACCCATGCAAACGGCAAACTGACTTTGGGAGAGAATATTGCCGATCTGGGAGGTCTTAATGTTGCCTATACTGCCTTCAAAATGACGGAGGAAGGGAAGAGCAATACCAGAATTGACGGATTTACACCGGATCAACGTTTTTTCCTTGGCTATGCACATGTATGGGCTCAGAATATAAGGGATCAGGAAATCCTTCGCCGGACCAAAGAAGATGTGCACAGTCTCGGAAGATTCAGGGTGAACGGCCCTCTGCGCAACATGCCCGAATTTTATAAATCGTTTGATATTAAGCCGGGAGATCCGATGTATCTGCCGGAAGAAGAACGGGCTGTTATCTGGTAA
- the rocD gene encoding ornithine--oxo-acid transaminase, which produces MTAKDYIERENKYGAHNYHPLPVVLDRGEGVYVWDTDGRRYFDFLSAYSAVNQGHCHPKIINALVNQAKKLTLTSRAFYNSALGEYEEFVTRYFGYDKVLPMNTGAEGDETALKLCRKWAYEKKGIPENEAQIIVCEGNFHGRTITVISMSTDPDSYKGFGPYTPGFIKIPYNNIPALEKALENPNVAGFLVEPIQGEAGVYVPDEGYIKKAYELCRKKNVLFIADEVQTGIGRTGKMLCCDHEGVRPDILILGKALSGGVMPISAVLADDDIMLCIKPGEHGSTFGGNPLAAKVAIAALEVIRDEKLPENAARLGEIFRQELKSFRHEMVEIVRGKGLLNAIVIRPKNGKEAWDVCLALKENGLLAKPTHQHIIRFAPPLVITEEQLREALDIIKKTLLQFN; this is translated from the coding sequence ATGACAGCAAAGGATTACATTGAAAGAGAGAACAAGTACGGAGCACATAATTATCATCCGTTGCCGGTGGTATTGGACCGGGGTGAAGGAGTGTATGTATGGGATACAGACGGAAGAAGGTACTTTGATTTTCTTTCAGCCTATTCAGCAGTAAATCAGGGGCATTGCCATCCCAAAATTATCAATGCTTTGGTTAACCAGGCCAAGAAGCTCACACTTACGTCAAGGGCTTTTTATAACAGTGCATTAGGGGAATATGAAGAATTTGTCACCCGGTACTTTGGATATGACAAGGTATTGCCCATGAACACCGGTGCAGAAGGAGATGAAACTGCCCTGAAACTATGCCGTAAATGGGCCTATGAAAAGAAGGGAATACCGGAAAATGAAGCCCAGATTATTGTATGTGAGGGAAATTTCCATGGCCGCACCATCACGGTTATTTCCATGTCAACTGACCCGGATTCATACAAGGGTTTCGGTCCCTATACGCCCGGTTTTATAAAGATACCCTACAACAATATTCCGGCGCTTGAGAAAGCTCTTGAGAATCCGAATGTAGCAGGATTTCTGGTAGAGCCCATTCAGGGGGAGGCGGGCGTATATGTTCCTGACGAAGGATATATTAAAAAGGCTTATGAGCTGTGCCGGAAGAAGAATGTTTTATTCATTGCCGATGAAGTGCAGACAGGGATCGGGCGTACAGGAAAAATGCTTTGTTGCGATCATGAAGGGGTGCGGCCCGACATACTCATTCTTGGTAAGGCATTGAGTGGTGGGGTAATGCCAATATCAGCCGTGCTGGCCGATGATGATATCATGTTGTGCATCAAACCTGGCGAGCATGGATCCACATTTGGAGGGAATCCTCTTGCTGCCAAGGTTGCCATTGCGGCGCTTGAAGTAATCCGTGACGAGAAGCTTCCGGAAAATGCAGCCCGGCTTGGCGAAATCTTCCGGCAGGAATTAAAATCGTTCCGGCATGAGATGGTTGAAATCGTCAGGGGAAAAGGATTGCTGAATGCTATTGTTATTCGGCCAAAAAACGGAAAGGAAGCCTGGGATGTTTGCCTGGCACTGAAGGAAAACGGATTGCTGGCCAAACCGACGCATCAGCATATCATCCGTTTTGCTCCGCCTCTGGTAATAACAGAGGAACAGCTGAGGGAAGCCCTGGATATTATCAAGAAAACCCTTCTGCAGTTTAATTGA